A genome region from Gemmatimonadota bacterium includes the following:
- a CDS encoding M81 family metallopeptidase, which produces MRVGILSLIHESNTFSHTPTTLDLFRRDGILTGEAVNDQFRGGFHEISGFLDGLDDAGIDAVPLFYASTPPSGRITRDTCDALIKMMFEQLAGAGPLDGLLVAPHGANAGEGTDYHDLDGFWLTRLRKEVGPGLPIICTIDPHANLSQRMVSACDATIAYRTNPHLDQKQRGLEAASLMNRTLRGEVRPVQAAAFPAVAIGIERQDTSSPPCLPLYEKADARLKEPGVLSDSIVLGFPYADVPEMGSAFIAVTDGDPDLARRIADDLAGYLVAHRDEFVGEFVSIPDAVDAALAGEGPVCLLDMGDNVGGGSAADGTLIAHELLDRGGADAFLCLYDPGCVEQAVGAGTGARLVLNMGGKTDDRHGPSIRAEVRVRGIHEGRFTESAVRHGGKTSFDMGLTAVVTADSGLTVSLTSLRTVPVSLGMMTSIGLDPVDFQVLIAKGVHAPTAAYAPVSRRLIRVDTPGATTADMRRFTYRYRRRPLYPFED; this is translated from the coding sequence GTGCGCGTAGGCATCCTCTCGCTGATCCACGAATCCAATACGTTCAGCCACACGCCGACGACCCTCGACCTGTTCCGGCGGGACGGGATCCTTACGGGCGAAGCCGTCAACGACCAATTCAGGGGCGGCTTCCACGAGATCAGCGGCTTCCTGGACGGCCTGGACGACGCCGGCATCGACGCCGTGCCGCTGTTCTATGCGTCCACCCCGCCGTCCGGCCGGATCACGCGGGATACCTGCGACGCGCTGATCAAAATGATGTTCGAGCAGCTCGCGGGCGCGGGACCCCTCGACGGCCTGCTGGTCGCTCCCCACGGCGCCAACGCCGGCGAGGGGACGGACTACCACGACCTGGACGGGTTCTGGCTTACCCGGCTGCGTAAGGAGGTCGGACCCGGTCTTCCGATCATCTGTACCATAGATCCCCACGCCAACCTTTCGCAACGCATGGTTTCCGCCTGCGACGCCACCATCGCCTACCGCACCAACCCGCACCTGGACCAGAAGCAGCGGGGCCTGGAAGCCGCTTCGCTCATGAACCGGACCCTGCGCGGGGAAGTGCGCCCCGTGCAGGCGGCCGCCTTCCCCGCGGTGGCCATCGGCATCGAACGCCAGGACACCTCCTCGCCGCCCTGCCTGCCCCTCTACGAAAAGGCGGATGCGCGGCTGAAGGAGCCGGGCGTCCTGTCCGACAGCATCGTCCTCGGCTTTCCCTACGCGGACGTGCCGGAGATGGGATCGGCGTTCATTGCCGTTACCGATGGCGACCCGGACCTGGCCCGGCGCATCGCGGACGATCTCGCCGGATACCTGGTGGCGCACCGGGACGAGTTCGTCGGCGAGTTCGTCTCCATTCCCGATGCCGTCGACGCCGCGCTGGCAGGCGAGGGTCCCGTATGCCTGCTCGACATGGGAGACAACGTGGGCGGCGGCTCGGCCGCGGACGGCACGCTCATCGCCCACGAACTGCTGGATCGCGGAGGCGCCGATGCCTTCCTCTGCCTGTACGATCCCGGGTGCGTCGAACAGGCCGTTGGCGCGGGGACCGGCGCGCGCCTCGTCCTGAATATGGGAGGCAAGACGGACGACCGGCACGGCCCGTCCATCCGGGCCGAGGTGCGGGTGCGGGGCATCCACGAGGGACGCTTCACCGAATCGGCCGTGCGCCACGGCGGCAAAACGTCCTTCGACATGGGGTTGACGGCAGTGGTGACCGCGGACAGCGGACTGACGGTCAGTCTGACGTCGCTGCGTACCGTGCCCGTGAGCCTGGGCATGATGACCAGCATCGGCCTGGACCCGGTCGATTTTCAGGTGCTGATCGCCAAGGGCGTGCACGCGCCGACGGCGGCCTACGCCCCCGTGAGCAGGCGCCTGATACGGGTGGACACGCCCGGCGCCACGACGGCGGACATGCGGAGGTTCACCTATCGGTACCGGCGCCGGCCCCTCTATCCATTCGAAGATTGA
- the msrA gene encoding peptide-methionine (S)-S-oxide reductase MsrA: MTQQAQAATLGGGCFWCLEAIYQQVKGVSSVVSGYAGGSVADPDYKSVCTGATGHAEVVRITFDPAVISYADLLHIFWRIHDPTTLNRQGGDIGTQYRSIILYHDEAQKRAAEYSKAETDATDLWSDPIVTEVEPLRDFYEAEAYHHNYYRNNPRQPYCFMVIDPKVDKFRKSFQHMMS; the protein is encoded by the coding sequence ATGACACAACAGGCGCAGGCGGCAACGCTGGGCGGAGGTTGCTTCTGGTGTCTCGAAGCGATCTATCAGCAGGTCAAAGGCGTCTCGAGCGTGGTGTCCGGCTATGCCGGCGGCAGCGTGGCAGACCCGGATTACAAGTCCGTGTGCACCGGCGCGACGGGCCATGCCGAGGTCGTGCGGATCACCTTCGATCCGGCCGTGATCTCCTACGCGGATCTGCTGCATATCTTCTGGCGCATACACGATCCGACCACGCTCAACCGCCAGGGCGGGGACATCGGCACCCAGTATCGTTCGATCATCCTGTACCACGACGAAGCGCAGAAGCGCGCTGCCGAGTATTCGAAGGCGGAGACGGACGCTACAGACCTCTGGAGCGATCCGATCGTCACGGAGGTCGAGCCCCTGCGGGATTTTTACGAGGCCGAAGCTTATCACCACAACTACTATCGCAACAACCCCCGGCAACCCTACTGTTTCATGGTCATCGATCCGAAAGTGGACAAGTTCAGGAAGTCCTTCCAGCACATGATGTCGTGA
- a CDS encoding amidohydrolase family protein produces MNNNTGNATYALAADRVWDGVSEGTQSGVAVVVRGRLIDAVLPVAEIPADMESVTLPGCTLLPGLMDAHVHYSSVMGLAFLAAGVTTVRDVGNDLAWILGERERHANDLSAGPAILCCGHLLDGPRVYWPQLGRAHGTPGEIAESVRRHVEAGVDQIKLYAGVDPSLLKAAVDAAHESGKFVVAHLQATSAEDAVRYGLDEFEHLAGCGVAWRAASEVEDDLMIDQLLERDVIIDPTLVVWDRLGRILDRPFHHDARRAWVHPRHLDIWQRYLSRFGPAEHRWRYQGAMVHLKRFLRRAHQRGVTVALGTDTPFPHLVPGMSLHDELAMYTDAGIPAVDALRSATSINARVLGIDERTGSVRPGRQADLVAVQGNPLERIEDIENVSCTVREGRRFEPSGLMRDFRTTFDREPDGAVTRDLLDYVDGKHVNRPVS; encoded by the coding sequence ATGAATAACAACACGGGGAATGCCACATACGCGCTGGCCGCGGACCGGGTGTGGGACGGCGTTTCCGAAGGGACGCAGTCCGGGGTGGCCGTAGTGGTCAGAGGCCGCCTCATCGACGCGGTGCTGCCCGTCGCCGAAATCCCCGCTGACATGGAGTCCGTAACCCTGCCGGGCTGCACACTCCTGCCGGGCCTGATGGACGCCCACGTCCACTACAGTTCCGTCATGGGCCTGGCCTTCCTGGCCGCGGGCGTAACCACGGTCCGCGACGTGGGCAACGATCTGGCGTGGATCCTCGGCGAGCGCGAGCGCCACGCGAATGACCTTTCCGCGGGGCCGGCCATCCTGTGCTGCGGCCATCTCCTCGACGGGCCCAGGGTCTACTGGCCCCAATTGGGCCGTGCGCACGGCACGCCCGGGGAGATCGCCGAATCGGTCCGCCGGCACGTGGAGGCCGGGGTGGACCAGATCAAGCTGTACGCGGGCGTGGACCCTTCCCTGCTGAAGGCGGCTGTTGACGCCGCCCATGAATCGGGTAAATTCGTAGTGGCCCATCTGCAGGCGACGTCCGCCGAAGACGCCGTGCGGTACGGGCTGGACGAGTTCGAGCACCTGGCCGGCTGCGGCGTGGCCTGGCGCGCGGCGTCCGAGGTGGAAGACGATCTCATGATCGACCAGCTCTTGGAACGGGACGTGATCATCGACCCTACCCTGGTGGTCTGGGACCGGCTCGGCCGCATCCTGGACCGGCCTTTCCACCACGATGCCCGGCGGGCCTGGGTACATCCCCGCCATCTCGATATATGGCAGCGGTACCTCAGCCGATTCGGACCGGCGGAACACCGGTGGCGGTACCAGGGCGCCATGGTGCACCTGAAGCGGTTCCTGCGCAGGGCCCATCAGCGGGGCGTGACGGTCGCGCTGGGAACCGATACGCCCTTCCCCCACCTCGTACCGGGGATGAGCCTGCACGACGAACTCGCCATGTACACGGATGCCGGCATTCCGGCCGTGGACGCGCTCCGGTCGGCCACTTCGATAAACGCCCGGGTGCTGGGCATTGACGAAAGGACCGGTTCCGTCAGGCCGGGAAGGCAGGCCGACCTCGTCGCGGTGCAGGGGAATCCTCTCGAACGGATCGAAGATATCGAAAACGTGTCGTGCACCGTGCGCGAAGGCCGTCGGTTCGAACCGTCCGGCCTGATGCGGGACTTCAGGACGACCTTCGACCGGGAACCGGACGGCGCGGTCACCCGGGATCTGCTGGATTACGTCGACGGCAAACACGTGAATCGGCCGGTTTCATGA
- a CDS encoding OadG family protein, protein MSIPLYIGWQRILDGQGIGIAFTGMFIVFLALAAISLCIALLPKVMAAIGDVLPERPHNPTEPESSHDDEAVAAAVGFALDEKNNNR, encoded by the coding sequence ATGTCCATTCCCCTGTACATCGGCTGGCAACGCATCCTGGACGGCCAGGGTATCGGCATCGCCTTCACCGGCATGTTCATCGTGTTCCTGGCCCTCGCCGCGATCAGCCTCTGCATTGCCTTGCTGCCGAAGGTCATGGCTGCGATCGGGGATGTTCTCCCTGAACGGCCGCACAATCCCACCGAACCGGAATCCTCGCACGACGACGAAGCCGTGGCCGCGGCGGTCGGATTCGCGCTCGACGAAAAAAACAATAACCGGTAA